Proteins found in one Oncorhynchus mykiss isolate Arlee chromosome 3, USDA_OmykA_1.1, whole genome shotgun sequence genomic segment:
- the LOC110516351 gene encoding serine/threonine-protein kinase Nek8 isoform X1 codes for MEYSTKTLAAGCFGKIYREKYNDTWAAIKKVPQHLINRRDLERECQVYNKAIHPNIVKLLGNPTLKDSKWIIPMEFIFGEELETTIFKSQKSQIQLTPSVKATIITGMCEGLLHLHSKDIVHQDLKPENIMVEHDTHRAVIIDMGLAKFFRNGLNSAVDMGNEAYSSPEVLQRRGQRDQRSDVWAMGKIIAELCARVRLHTPSVCPAMIYEILSLQGQQYCNAVCRMVQSDPTVRATMAGIMPEMRRAGGGGNTGEQQRGHLLTPFPHTEVKDTSPRPHAPPLSRAECTALPKIEVKTTLQPQPIQRSPSPARWEHAALPMTEVKMTLQPQPVQWSPSPARWEHAALPMTEVKTTLQPQPIQRSPSPARWENAALPMTEVKTTLQPQLVQRSPSPARWEHAALPMTEVKTTLQPQPVQRSPSPARWEHAASPKPEVKNSPSPLPKVDQGNALVVPSGMVQPSQDVMKQLLFKEAPKGLPCPLPTTGMVRIRRYEQRNGEVETWEQNEVETEGGRIVKFENVMFNNKS; via the exons ATGGAGTATTCCACCAAAACTCTTGCTGCTGGCTGCTTTGGGAAGATCTACAGGGAGAAGTACAATGACACCTGGGCTGCAATCAAGAAGGTGCCACAACACTTAATCAATAGGAGAGACCTGGAGAGAGAGTGTCAAGTATACAA TAAGGCAATTCATCCTAACATAGTGAAGCTTCTGGGTAATCCAACACTCAAGGACTCTAAGTGGATCATCCCCATGGAGTTCATCTTTGGAGAAGAACTGGAGACAACCATCTTCAAATCACAAAAATCTCAAATACAG TTAACTCCATCTGTAAAGGCCACCATCATCACAGGCATGTGTGAAGGACTACTTCACCTACACAGCAAAGATATCGTCCATCAGGACCTCAAGCCTGAGAACATCATG GTAGAGCATGACACTCACAGAGCTGTGATCATTGATATGGGGCTGGCCAAATTCTTCCGCAATGGCCTAAATTCTGCTGTGGATATGGGCAACGAGGCCTACTCTTCCCCTGAGGTCCTGCAGAGGCGGGGCCAACGAGACCAGCGTTCAGACGTGTGGGCTATGGGTAAAATCATTGCTGAACTCTGTGCCAGGGTCAGGCTGCACACCCCTAGTGTCTGTCCGGCTATGATCTATGAGATCCTCAGTCTCCAAGGCCAGCAGTACTGTAATGCTGTCTGTAGGATGGTGCAGAGCGACCCCACAGTGCGAGCCACCATGGCCGGGATCATGCCAGAGATGCGAAGGGCAGGGGGAGGTGGCAACACCGGGGAGCAACAAAGAGGACATCTTCTGACACCCTTTCCTCACACTGAGGTAAAAGACACATCGCCACGTCCTCATGCTCCCCCGCTATCAAGAGCTGAGTGCACAGCCTTGCCAAAGATTGAGGTCAAGACGACACTGCAACCACAACCCATACAGCGGTCACCTTCCCCGGCAAGATGGGAGCATGCAGCCTTGCCAATGACTGAGGTCAAGATGACACTGCAACCACAACCCGTACAGTGGTCACCTTCCCCGGCAAGATGGGAGCATGCAGCCTTGCCAATGACTGAGGTCAAGACGACACTGCAACCACAACCCATACAGCGGTCACCTTCCCCGGCAAGATGGGAGAATGCAGCCTTGCCAATGACTGAGGTCAAGACGACACTGCAACCACAACTCGTACAGCGGTCACCTTCCCCGGCAAGATGGGAGCATGCAGCCTTGCCAATGACTGAGGTCAAGACGACACTGCAACCACAACCCGTACAGCGGTCACCTTCCCCGGCAAGATGGGAGCATGCAGCCTCTCCAAAGCCTGAAGTCAAGAACTCACCATCTCCCCTTCCaaaggtagaccagggtaatgcACTGGTGGTTCCATCAGGCATGGTTCAACCCAGTCAAGATGTCATGAAACAACTTCTCTTCAAAGAGGCCCCAAAGGGTCTCCCATGCCCACTCCCTACGACGGGCATGGTGCGAATCCGCCGCTATGAGCAAAGGAATGGGGAAGTGGAGACTTGGGAGCAAAATGAGGTAGAGACTGAAGGAGGGAGGATAGTCAAGTTTGAGAATGTGATGTTTAACAACAAGTCATAA
- the LOC110516351 gene encoding mitogen-activated protein kinase 1 isoform X2: MRVGGGPDSKAIHPNIVKLLGNPTLKDSKWIIPMEFIFGEELETTIFKSQKSQIQLTPSVKATIITGMCEGLLHLHSKDIVHQDLKPENIMVEHDTHRAVIIDMGLAKFFRNGLNSAVDMGNEAYSSPEVLQRRGQRDQRSDVWAMGKIIAELCARVRLHTPSVCPAMIYEILSLQGQQYCNAVCRMVQSDPTVRATMAGIMPEMRRAGGGGNTGEQQRGHLLTPFPHTEVKDTSPRPHAPPLSRAECTALPKIEVKTTLQPQPIQRSPSPARWEHAALPMTEVKMTLQPQPVQWSPSPARWEHAALPMTEVKTTLQPQPIQRSPSPARWENAALPMTEVKTTLQPQLVQRSPSPARWEHAALPMTEVKTTLQPQPVQRSPSPARWEHAASPKPEVKNSPSPLPKVDQGNALVVPSGMVQPSQDVMKQLLFKEAPKGLPCPLPTTGMVRIRRYEQRNGEVETWEQNEVETEGGRIVKFENVMFNNKS; encoded by the exons TAAGGCAATTCATCCTAACATAGTGAAGCTTCTGGGTAATCCAACACTCAAGGACTCTAAGTGGATCATCCCCATGGAGTTCATCTTTGGAGAAGAACTGGAGACAACCATCTTCAAATCACAAAAATCTCAAATACAG TTAACTCCATCTGTAAAGGCCACCATCATCACAGGCATGTGTGAAGGACTACTTCACCTACACAGCAAAGATATCGTCCATCAGGACCTCAAGCCTGAGAACATCATG GTAGAGCATGACACTCACAGAGCTGTGATCATTGATATGGGGCTGGCCAAATTCTTCCGCAATGGCCTAAATTCTGCTGTGGATATGGGCAACGAGGCCTACTCTTCCCCTGAGGTCCTGCAGAGGCGGGGCCAACGAGACCAGCGTTCAGACGTGTGGGCTATGGGTAAAATCATTGCTGAACTCTGTGCCAGGGTCAGGCTGCACACCCCTAGTGTCTGTCCGGCTATGATCTATGAGATCCTCAGTCTCCAAGGCCAGCAGTACTGTAATGCTGTCTGTAGGATGGTGCAGAGCGACCCCACAGTGCGAGCCACCATGGCCGGGATCATGCCAGAGATGCGAAGGGCAGGGGGAGGTGGCAACACCGGGGAGCAACAAAGAGGACATCTTCTGACACCCTTTCCTCACACTGAGGTAAAAGACACATCGCCACGTCCTCATGCTCCCCCGCTATCAAGAGCTGAGTGCACAGCCTTGCCAAAGATTGAGGTCAAGACGACACTGCAACCACAACCCATACAGCGGTCACCTTCCCCGGCAAGATGGGAGCATGCAGCCTTGCCAATGACTGAGGTCAAGATGACACTGCAACCACAACCCGTACAGTGGTCACCTTCCCCGGCAAGATGGGAGCATGCAGCCTTGCCAATGACTGAGGTCAAGACGACACTGCAACCACAACCCATACAGCGGTCACCTTCCCCGGCAAGATGGGAGAATGCAGCCTTGCCAATGACTGAGGTCAAGACGACACTGCAACCACAACTCGTACAGCGGTCACCTTCCCCGGCAAGATGGGAGCATGCAGCCTTGCCAATGACTGAGGTCAAGACGACACTGCAACCACAACCCGTACAGCGGTCACCTTCCCCGGCAAGATGGGAGCATGCAGCCTCTCCAAAGCCTGAAGTCAAGAACTCACCATCTCCCCTTCCaaaggtagaccagggtaatgcACTGGTGGTTCCATCAGGCATGGTTCAACCCAGTCAAGATGTCATGAAACAACTTCTCTTCAAAGAGGCCCCAAAGGGTCTCCCATGCCCACTCCCTACGACGGGCATGGTGCGAATCCGCCGCTATGAGCAAAGGAATGGGGAAGTGGAGACTTGGGAGCAAAATGAGGTAGAGACTGAAGGAGGGAGGATAGTCAAGTTTGAGAATGTGATGTTTAACAACAAGTCATAA
- the LOC110516351 gene encoding serine/threonine-protein kinase Nek8 isoform X3: MEYSTKTLAAGCFGKIYREKYNDTWAAIKKVPQHLINRRDLERECQVYNKAIHPNIVKLLGNPTLKDSKWIIPMEFIFGEELETTIFKSQKSQIQLTPSVKATIITGMCEGLLHLHSKDIVHQDLKPENIMVEHDTHRAVIIDMGLAKFFRNGLNSAVDMGNEAYSSPEVLQRRGQRDQRSDVWAMGKIIAELCARVRLHTPSVCPAMIYEILSLQGQQYCNAVCRMVQSDPTVRATMAGIMPEMRRAGGGGNTGEQQRGHLLTPFPHTEVKDTSPRPHAPPLSRAECTALPKIEVKTTLQPQPIQRSPSPARWENAALPMTEVKTTLQPQLVQRSPSPARWEHAALPMTEVKTTLQPQPVQRSPSPARWEHAASPKPEVKNSPSPLPKVDQGNALVVPSGMVQPSQDVMKQLLFKEAPKGLPCPLPTTGMVRIRRYEQRNGEVETWEQNEVETEGGRIVKFENVMFNNKS, translated from the exons ATGGAGTATTCCACCAAAACTCTTGCTGCTGGCTGCTTTGGGAAGATCTACAGGGAGAAGTACAATGACACCTGGGCTGCAATCAAGAAGGTGCCACAACACTTAATCAATAGGAGAGACCTGGAGAGAGAGTGTCAAGTATACAA TAAGGCAATTCATCCTAACATAGTGAAGCTTCTGGGTAATCCAACACTCAAGGACTCTAAGTGGATCATCCCCATGGAGTTCATCTTTGGAGAAGAACTGGAGACAACCATCTTCAAATCACAAAAATCTCAAATACAG TTAACTCCATCTGTAAAGGCCACCATCATCACAGGCATGTGTGAAGGACTACTTCACCTACACAGCAAAGATATCGTCCATCAGGACCTCAAGCCTGAGAACATCATG GTAGAGCATGACACTCACAGAGCTGTGATCATTGATATGGGGCTGGCCAAATTCTTCCGCAATGGCCTAAATTCTGCTGTGGATATGGGCAACGAGGCCTACTCTTCCCCTGAGGTCCTGCAGAGGCGGGGCCAACGAGACCAGCGTTCAGACGTGTGGGCTATGGGTAAAATCATTGCTGAACTCTGTGCCAGGGTCAGGCTGCACACCCCTAGTGTCTGTCCGGCTATGATCTATGAGATCCTCAGTCTCCAAGGCCAGCAGTACTGTAATGCTGTCTGTAGGATGGTGCAGAGCGACCCCACAGTGCGAGCCACCATGGCCGGGATCATGCCAGAGATGCGAAGGGCAGGGGGAGGTGGCAACACCGGGGAGCAACAAAGAGGACATCTTCTGACACCCTTTCCTCACACTGAGGTAAAAGACACATCGCCACGTCCTCATGCTCCCCCGCTATCAAGAGCTGAGTGCACAGCCTTGCCAAAGATTGAG GTCAAGACGACACTGCAACCACAACCCATACAGCGGTCACCTTCCCCGGCAAGATGGGAGAATGCAGCCTTGCCAATGACTGAGGTCAAGACGACACTGCAACCACAACTCGTACAGCGGTCACCTTCCCCGGCAAGATGGGAGCATGCAGCCTTGCCAATGACTGAGGTCAAGACGACACTGCAACCACAACCCGTACAGCGGTCACCTTCCCCGGCAAGATGGGAGCATGCAGCCTCTCCAAAGCCTGAAGTCAAGAACTCACCATCTCCCCTTCCaaaggtagaccagggtaatgcACTGGTGGTTCCATCAGGCATGGTTCAACCCAGTCAAGATGTCATGAAACAACTTCTCTTCAAAGAGGCCCCAAAGGGTCTCCCATGCCCACTCCCTACGACGGGCATGGTGCGAATCCGCCGCTATGAGCAAAGGAATGGGGAAGTGGAGACTTGGGAGCAAAATGAGGTAGAGACTGAAGGAGGGAGGATAGTCAAGTTTGAGAATGTGATGTTTAACAACAAGTCATAA